In a genomic window of Halobiforma lacisalsi AJ5:
- a CDS encoding TIGR03885 family FMN-dependent LLM class oxidoreductase, which produces MTAIGYHASHEQFAPSELLDLVELAEENGFDHALASDHFHPWSERQGESGFVWSWLGSAMERTSLSFGTVNAPGYRYHPAIVAQAAATLRESYPGRFWLTIGSGQLLNEGITGTDWPVKDERNARLEESAEVMRRLWDGEEVTHHGRITVERARLHTRPETPPPLIGAALSEETARWLGRRDWTDGMITIGTPDRDALEDRIEAFREGSPDGDVYLKVQLSYDADEEAALEGAYDQWRTNCVPGPVTQELRTPAAFDELGEEISREQVADNVRVSADLEEHRRWLERDLELGVDRLLLHDVNREQRRFIEDFGESVLPEL; this is translated from the coding sequence ATGACGGCAATCGGCTACCACGCATCCCACGAACAGTTCGCGCCCTCCGAACTGCTGGATCTGGTCGAACTCGCCGAGGAGAACGGCTTCGACCACGCACTGGCGTCGGACCACTTCCATCCCTGGAGCGAGCGACAGGGCGAGTCCGGCTTCGTCTGGTCGTGGCTCGGATCGGCGATGGAACGGACCTCGCTGTCTTTCGGCACGGTCAACGCGCCGGGCTACCGGTACCACCCGGCGATCGTCGCCCAGGCGGCCGCGACGCTGCGGGAGAGCTACCCCGGTCGCTTCTGGCTGACGATCGGCAGCGGCCAGTTGCTCAACGAGGGGATCACGGGCACCGACTGGCCCGTCAAGGACGAGCGCAACGCCCGTCTCGAGGAGTCGGCCGAGGTCATGCGCCGGCTCTGGGATGGCGAGGAGGTTACCCACCACGGCCGGATCACCGTCGAACGCGCACGCCTCCACACGCGGCCCGAGACGCCCCCGCCGCTGATCGGCGCGGCGCTGTCCGAGGAGACCGCCCGCTGGCTCGGCCGCCGCGACTGGACCGACGGTATGATCACCATCGGGACGCCGGATCGGGACGCTCTCGAGGACCGCATCGAGGCGTTCCGGGAGGGGTCGCCGGACGGCGACGTCTACCTGAAGGTGCAACTCTCCTACGACGCCGACGAGGAGGCCGCGCTCGAGGGTGCCTACGACCAGTGGCGGACGAACTGCGTGCCGGGGCCGGTCACCCAGGAACTGCGGACGCCCGCGGCGTTCGACGAACTCGGCGAGGAGATAAGCCGAGAGCAGGTGGCGGACAACGTCCGCGTCTCCGCGGACCTCGAGGAGCACCGCCGGTGGCTCGAGCGGGACCTCGAACTCGGGGTCGATCGGCTCCTGTTGCACGACGTCAACCGGGAGCAACGGCGGTTCATCGAGGACTTCGGTGAGTCGGTGCTTCCGGAGTTGTAG
- a CDS encoding universal stress protein: MYRVLMPIDTSEERALAQADYVASLPGAAERVEAYLLFVFDEETGDVPAEFDGAKSVSRIASIRTARDRLEEADVETTLFEDSGDAASDILDAAEAHDVDSIVLGGRKRSPVGKALFGSVTQSVVLNTDRPVVVTGSESE; this comes from the coding sequence ATGTATCGCGTACTGATGCCGATCGACACCAGCGAAGAACGGGCCCTCGCCCAGGCCGACTACGTCGCGTCGCTTCCCGGCGCCGCCGAGCGCGTCGAGGCATACCTGCTTTTCGTCTTCGACGAGGAGACCGGCGACGTCCCCGCGGAGTTCGACGGGGCCAAGTCGGTCTCCCGGATCGCTTCGATCCGGACCGCCCGCGACCGCCTCGAGGAGGCCGACGTCGAGACGACGCTGTTCGAGGACAGCGGCGACGCCGCCTCGGACATCCTGGACGCGGCCGAGGCCCACGACGTCGATTCGATCGTCCTCGGCGGTCGGAAACGGTCGCCGGTCGGGAAGGCGCTGTTCGGGAGCGTCACGCAGTCGGTCGTGCTCAACACCGACCGACCAGTGGTCGTCACCGGGAGCGAGTCGGAGTGA
- a CDS encoding spermidine synthase, with protein MDGRTIRSYRPSKPELAVFVSGVASMGLEILAVRIVAPQFGSHIYTVGGILTVFLVALSLGYWQGGKRAATATNREMAWILLGTAVYVAVVVYASDLLLTYTSTLALPPRYASLPAVILLFGPPTYLLGFISPYAAELSAKVGTGEASGHVYALGTIGSIVGSAATTFVLIPALTVDRIGILFGLALVATALAISLPRPSRRTLAAIGVVSLLLVAAVGGPAVYDYRGDVVHETETPYQHLEIVDDGDVRTMYLDGARHSATDLNDPDRHVFTYTRYFHLPMLLADDPDDVDKVLFIGGGGYTGPQDFERRYDVTVDVVEIDPDVTDAASEYFGLEHETNDDLEVHTGDGRQYLQRTDETYDVIVLDAYKQEQVPFHLTTVEFMELVSDRLADDGILHANVIASPSGAGSTFYHAQHKTIAEVFPETYAFRTSDTDAIQNVQLVATNGEGVVSTAELEQREQRRDLGVDLEDAVANRLSEPETDDAPVLRDDRGGVEGLLDPMLGQRYVIEESSESGGPGEQRERVEHVDPGPGEPAVAAGPVEAARSSAAAERASP; from the coding sequence ATGGACGGGCGAACGATCCGATCGTATCGGCCGAGCAAACCCGAACTGGCGGTCTTCGTCTCCGGCGTCGCCAGCATGGGACTGGAGATTCTGGCCGTCCGGATCGTCGCACCCCAGTTCGGCAGCCACATCTACACCGTCGGGGGAATTCTGACGGTCTTCCTCGTCGCGTTGAGCCTGGGGTACTGGCAGGGTGGCAAGCGGGCGGCGACGGCGACCAATCGCGAGATGGCCTGGATCCTGCTCGGGACCGCGGTCTACGTCGCCGTCGTGGTCTACGCCAGCGACCTCCTGTTGACCTACACGTCGACGCTCGCGCTCCCGCCGCGGTACGCCTCGTTACCTGCAGTGATCCTCCTCTTCGGCCCGCCGACCTACCTGCTCGGGTTCATCAGCCCCTACGCCGCCGAACTCTCGGCGAAGGTCGGCACCGGCGAGGCGTCGGGCCACGTCTACGCGCTCGGCACTATCGGGAGCATCGTCGGCTCGGCCGCAACCACGTTCGTCCTCATTCCCGCCCTGACCGTCGACCGGATCGGGATCCTGTTCGGGCTGGCCCTCGTCGCCACCGCGCTCGCGATCTCGCTCCCGCGTCCTTCGCGCCGGACCCTGGCCGCGATCGGCGTCGTCTCCTTGTTGCTCGTCGCCGCCGTCGGCGGCCCAGCCGTCTACGACTACCGTGGCGACGTCGTCCACGAAACGGAGACGCCCTACCAGCACCTCGAGATCGTCGACGACGGCGACGTCCGGACGATGTACCTCGACGGCGCGCGACACAGCGCGACGGACCTGAACGACCCCGACCGGCACGTCTTCACCTACACGCGGTACTTCCATCTCCCGATGTTGCTTGCCGACGATCCCGACGACGTGGACAAGGTGTTGTTCATCGGCGGCGGCGGCTACACCGGCCCACAGGACTTCGAGCGGCGGTACGACGTCACCGTCGACGTCGTCGAGATCGATCCCGACGTGACCGACGCCGCGAGCGAGTACTTCGGCCTCGAGCACGAGACGAACGACGACCTCGAGGTCCACACGGGGGACGGCCGGCAGTACCTCCAGCGGACAGACGAGACCTACGACGTGATCGTACTGGACGCCTACAAGCAGGAGCAGGTCCCGTTCCACCTGACGACGGTCGAGTTCATGGAACTCGTCTCGGATCGGCTTGCCGACGACGGAATCCTCCACGCGAACGTCATCGCCTCGCCCAGCGGCGCGGGCTCTACGTTCTACCACGCCCAGCACAAGACCATCGCGGAGGTCTTCCCGGAGACGTACGCGTTCCGCACTTCCGACACGGACGCCATCCAGAACGTCCAGCTGGTGGCAACGAACGGGGAGGGGGTCGTCTCGACGGCGGAACTCGAGCAGCGTGAGCAGCGGCGTGATCTCGGCGTCGACCTCGAGGACGCGGTCGCCAACCGCCTGTCGGAGCCGGAGACGGACGATGCGCCGGTGTTGCGCGACGACCGTGGCGGCGTCGAGGGCCTGCTGGACCCGATGCTGGGCCAGCGGTACGTCATCGAGGAGTCGAGCGAGTCCGGCGGGCCGGGCGAGCAACGGGAGCGCGTCGAGCACGTCGATCCGGGGCCGGGTGAACCCGCCGTGGCCGCCGGACCGGTCGAAGCCGCGCGATCGAGCGCGGCCGCCGAACGAGCGAGTCCCTAG
- a CDS encoding gamma carbonic anhydrase family protein, translated as MVDSRTYAFEESRPEIHADASVSRDAVVVGDVEVAADASVWPGVVLRGDVEPVRIGRGTHVGDNATLHASAVADRVMIGHGAVLNEATVEEGALVGFNATVNADATIGAGSIVASGTVVPDGYEVPPESFVRGVPAEVTPLEETGIDPETVFEEYSSGEYTNLAQRHGELFDGEGGRSGDGSGRETGGRHD; from the coding sequence ATGGTCGACAGCAGAACCTACGCGTTCGAGGAATCGAGGCCCGAAATCCACGCGGATGCGTCGGTCAGTCGCGACGCGGTCGTCGTCGGCGACGTCGAGGTCGCGGCGGACGCGAGCGTCTGGCCCGGCGTCGTGCTCAGGGGCGACGTCGAACCCGTCCGGATCGGTCGGGGAACCCACGTCGGCGACAACGCGACCCTGCACGCGAGCGCCGTCGCGGATCGGGTGATGATCGGCCACGGCGCGGTACTCAACGAGGCGACCGTCGAGGAGGGGGCGCTCGTGGGATTCAACGCGACGGTAAACGCCGACGCGACGATCGGGGCCGGTAGCATCGTCGCCTCGGGTACCGTCGTTCCGGACGGGTACGAGGTCCCGCCGGAGTCGTTCGTCCGGGGCGTCCCGGCGGAAGTCACGCCGCTCGAGGAAACCGGCATCGACCCCGAGACGGTGTTCGAGGAGTACTCCTCGGGCGAGTACACGAACCTGGCGCAGCGACACGGCGAACTGTTCGACGGCGAAGGCGGGAGAAGCGGCGACGGGAGTGGCCGGGAGACCGGCGGTCGACACGACTGA
- a CDS encoding zinc ribbon domain-containing protein, whose translation MSSTPLPTTVGQRHSVGVTPVGVDVGVKNLIAAAPADGDVESAFTIEGGHIRTRHEALVEAMRALQGAKFDSTEGQIQLFAALWHQIRPQVYDAAVRVVRYAQEFAGPMLVLEDLSFCGASLWERRTADDVGTWLLPALQHAIAVKARDAGIPVKHVDPKYTTQQCHVCGELGSVSQDAVECTTEDCPVGTVSRDESAALSIAQRANLAEPTELTYYADD comes from the coding sequence ATGAGCAGCACCCCACTCCCGACGACGGTCGGCCAGCGCCACTCGGTCGGCGTCACGCCGGTCGGCGTGGACGTCGGCGTGAAGAACCTCATCGCGGCGGCCCCGGCGGACGGCGACGTGGAGTCGGCGTTCACCATCGAGGGCGGCCACATCCGGACGCGCCACGAGGCGCTCGTGGAAGCGATGCGGGCGCTCCAGGGTGCGAAGTTCGACAGCACCGAGGGACAGATCCAACTGTTCGCGGCGCTCTGGCACCAGATCCGCCCGCAGGTCTACGACGCGGCTGTCCGCGTTGTTCGGTACGCTCAGGAGTTCGCCGGGCCGATGCTGGTGCTCGAAGACCTGTCGTTCTGTGGGGCGTCGTTGTGGGAGCGGCGGACAGCCGACGACGTCGGGACGTGGTTGCTCCCGGCACTCCAGCACGCCATCGCGGTGAAGGCCCGCGACGCGGGTATCCCGGTGAAGCACGTCGATCCGAAGTACACGACGCAGCAGTGCCACGTCTGCGGCGAACTCGGTTCCGTCAGCCAGGACGCCGTGGAGTGCACTACCGAGGACTGTCCCGTCGGCACGGTCTCCCGGGACGAGAGCGCCGCCCTCAGTATCGCACAGCGCGCGAATCTCGCTGAACCAACTGAACTGACCTACTATGCAGATGATTGA